The genomic stretch TGTATCCTGAATCTCAGATTTCCTTCAACCGATGCCTTTGTAGCAAGATTTGCCATAGTCTCAAAGCTCTTGATGAATTCAGGCCTGCAATCGGGGTATCCGCTGTAATCAACGGCATTAGCCCCTATAAATATGTCCTCTGCGCCGATGGTTTCCGCCCAGGCAAGCGCAAAGGAGAGAAAAATCGTATTGCGCGCAGGAACGTAGGTAATTGGGATTGGGGATTGGGGATTGGGGATTGGTTTTTCTTTACTAATCCCTAACCCCTGACCCCTAACCCCTGTTTTCGGCACTTCAATATCCGCTGTAAGCGCAGAGCATCCTATCTCACTGAGGTCTGTTTTTATGATGAGATGTTTACGGACTTTAAGGCTTTGGGCGCACCGTCTTGCCGAATCAATTTCTATTTTATGCCTTTGTCCGTAATCAAACGTCATGGCATACAGTTCAAAACCGTCCGCACCGGCCATTGCACCCGTAGTTGTTGAATCAACACCTCCGCTTAAAAGAACAACTGCACGCTTCATATTTGTCTTTCTCCATATAAATACTCCTTAACCACAAAGAACACTGAAAAAACATTCATTGTAAATTTATTCCCGACCTATCGGGACAA from Nitrospirota bacterium encodes the following:
- the queC gene encoding 7-cyano-7-deazaguanine synthase QueC codes for the protein MKRAVVLLSGGVDSTTTGAMAGADGFELYAMTFDYGQRHKIEIDSARRCAQSLKVRKHLIIKTDLSEIGCSALTADIEVPKTGVRGQGLGISKEKPIPNPQSPIPITYVPARNTIFLSFALAWAETIGAEDIFIGANAVDYSGYPDCRPEFIKSFETMANLATKASVEGNLRFRIHAPLINLTKAEIIKKGVELGIDYALTWSCYDPQKNRKALSVKRNGLKKNSHHASRLPTGQAGITHHGFVPCGRCDSCVLRAKGFFEAGVKDPLSI